Proteins found in one Verrucomicrobiota bacterium genomic segment:
- a CDS encoding Gfo/Idh/MocA family oxidoreductase yields the protein MSRKLKMGMVGGGKDAFIGAVHRLAANLDGKIELVAGAFSSTPTKSHESGALLLLDPKRVYDSYEAMAAAEAKLPVGERIDFVSIVTPNFAHFPAAKTFLEAGFNVVCDKPMTLNLQEALDLRDLVRRTRKVFALTHNYTGYPMVKEARERVRAGALGTILKVVAEYPQGWLLNPIDQAGQKQAAWRTDPQRAGASSCIGDIGTHAENLTHYITGLEIEELCADFTIFVEGRRLEDDGNLLLHYRGGARGVLYASQISCGEENNLMIRVYGTKASLEWHQEHPN from the coding sequence ATGTCACGCAAATTGAAGATGGGGATGGTCGGCGGCGGCAAAGACGCGTTCATCGGTGCGGTACACCGGTTGGCCGCCAACCTGGACGGCAAGATTGAGCTGGTGGCCGGCGCGTTTTCGTCGACCCCGACCAAGTCGCATGAGAGCGGCGCGCTGTTGTTGCTGGACCCAAAACGGGTTTATGACAGCTACGAGGCCATGGCGGCTGCAGAAGCGAAATTGCCGGTGGGCGAGCGCATCGATTTCGTCTCGATCGTGACCCCGAACTTTGCGCATTTTCCTGCGGCCAAGACTTTTTTGGAAGCGGGCTTCAACGTCGTCTGCGACAAACCGATGACGCTCAACCTGCAGGAGGCGCTGGACCTGCGTGACCTGGTCCGGCGAACCCGCAAGGTGTTCGCGCTTACCCACAATTACACGGGCTATCCCATGGTGAAGGAAGCCCGCGAACGGGTACGGGCCGGCGCGCTCGGCACCATCCTGAAGGTGGTGGCGGAGTATCCCCAAGGGTGGTTGTTAAACCCGATCGATCAGGCCGGGCAAAAACAGGCGGCCTGGCGTACCGACCCCCAGCGGGCCGGCGCGAGCTCCTGCATCGGCGACATCGGCACGCATGCCGAAAATCTGACGCACTACATCACCGGCTTGGAAATCGAGGAACTCTGCGCTGATTTCACCATCTTTGTCGAAGGGCGGCGCCTTGAGGATGACGGCAACCTGCTCCTGCACTACCGCGGGGGGGCGCGGGGCGTTCTTTACGCATCCCAGATCTCGTGCGGTGAGGAAAACAACCTCATGATCCGGGTCTACGGCACAAAAGCATCCCTGGAGTGGCACCAGGAGCACCCCAAC